CTCAAATTCTGAAATAGAAAGAACCTTCAATTCTGTTACTACTTTCGATTAGTGAGGAGTTAAACTATAAAATTGAACCTTAGGGGTTAAACTATTAAACCTTAGGGGTTAAACTATAAATTAACCTCAGAAAATCTCTGAGGCAGCTTAAGGTTCTAAAATTCAGATGAATGTGGCAGTTCagaaaagagaggagagggaCAACAGCAACAAGATACAGGTACAGAGTCCACAGTTAACCTGTCAGGATTCAGATCTGGGCTCTGCCATTTCTACATGGGGGGCCTTGTGCAAGTCATTACTCCACTCTGTGCCTCAATCACTTCCCTGGAAAATGGGAATAACCTTGTAAGActgttgcaaggattaaatgtgAATGTATATAAAGCTCTTAGGAAAGCACCCAGCACATAATAAGCACTCGGTAAGAATGAGCTATATTCAAAAGCTGGAAGCTCTAAGAGAGCAACTATTCTGCACAAGGTTATAGAACAGTCACAGCAGTCACCCGGACATACACAGTGCTTCTCAAGGTGTTTCCTTCCTAACCCTTCACAGACTGCTACTTTTTGTAAAATGCAGGATTACAGGCTTCAATGTCATAGCAATGTCAaactattttcaaagtttttagaTGTTTACTCTAAAAATGTTTGCACTTCCTGTATTTACCTCATGGCAGCCTGATAGCTGCTCACGGACTGGCCCTTGTCTCTGGAGTaaactttgagaagcactgttctcGCACACAATAAGGACCACAAGCCTGCTGACAACTCAGCCAGCAGGTTACACAGAATTATGAAAACACATCAGCAAAGAAAACCAACCTCAACAGCAGGGGCAAGAGGATGACTTGAGGGTCAACAAGCTGAGAGATAAAATAATCCCAACAGGCTAAACTTGGAAAACAAAACTGGCTGCCAGAGCAAGAATCCAACTGCTAATTTGCCCCTATTCGCTGCTTGAGGAGGTGTCCTCAGAAAACATGCCGGCCAGGAAGTGatgtgaaggaaggaaggggtcaAGAGATGTGAAGAAGGAAGCAGAACTGAGTCAACGCTCCTGAGTTAGAAGCCAATCTATGCAGTCAGCAAGCTTTGGGAATGTCAACCACAGCACACAAAGGCCAGAGTTTCTCCTCTGCTAAAGAAAACATGCAAAGCAAACATCTCCCTTGGTGACGTGGGACTGCACACATTGCACCCAGGTACACACAGTCGTCCCTCAGTGTCTGTGGGGACTTACTTGTTCTAGGACCCACATGACACCAACACCTGTGGTGCCTCGAGTGCcttatatagaaatatttatatgaaaggtatttgcatataacctacacatgTCCTTCTGTATGCTTTAAATcacttataaattatttataacacCCAACACAATGTAAACGTTgtttaaatagttgtaaatacaacaGGAATGTTATGGAAGTAGTTTCTAGAGTGCAGCAAACTCAAGTTCTGCTTTTTGGAAATTTCCAGCATTTCTTTCCCCAGACATTTTCAATCTGGTGGTTGGTGAACTCGTGGGTACGGAACCCACAGACACGGAGGGCCGACTGTACACCCACCCCATTCCCATCACAGTACCTGTGGTTTTAGGAGGCTCCTGAGGTCCGCCCTGCCAGCCGTACTGTGGGTATCCTTGGTAGGGGTACCCACCCTGAGGAGGTGGGTAGGGTCCCCCTGGAGGTCCTGGAGGGTAGAACCCAGGCCCCATCGGTTGCGATGGATAAGGGGGATACGGGGCCGTCGGACCGGGGCCCGGATACGGCGGAGGGTTCCCTTGGTTCATCAGGGACTGCAGAGTACACCTAGGAGACAAATGGTGaaagttatttgtttttaacCTGACGAAATCATTAGGAAAAAACTGTAATCACGAGACACTTTACAAATTGCCTTAGAGATTTCCTAAACCTCTTGCACACTTTGAGCTCTgcccattttgttttcttctcactaCTGGCATATATCTTAAGTATCTGATTGCTTTCTGTCTGCCTGCCTCACTAGACGACAGGCCGTGACAGCAGGAATCAGGCCAGGTGGCCACGCCAGCAGTGAGTGACCAGGGACGGGGTAAGGGCTGCTCCGCCCTGGGCGCTGGGTGGCCTGGTCACTCGCCCCAGACCCAGCTCTGAGCAGCTGAGCAGTGTGCTCGGTGGCACCGCGCAAAGGGTAGAGCTATTTACAGAGGATGCCAAGCGTCTTCTCTGACCATCCAGGCTCCCAGGACTCTGGAGGGCTCACCAGGAACCCCCACTGTCTTGTAGTTCCTGTTCTGGGTGCTTTCTTCTGTGAGGGAGGCCACTTCCTCCCAGCACCCAGAGCCTTTTATCCATTTTCTTGATTAGGCCTGAAGTCTGGAAGGGGTCAGCATCTCCTTTCTATCATCTCTGTAACCCCCGAAGTGCCTGATCAAGGACTTCCTGAGTAAAAGCATTACTGCAGAATGCAAAGTCCACACACGCTGGATGAATCGGATACTGCCCTCTTGCTGCCTGGTACTGTTACCCCTCTCCTGTGCTGATATGTAACGTTTTACCTAAGTTAATAAAGGAAAGAGTCTCTTGCTCAAAATTTAATAATTTCACCATTAATTCTTTATAACATGCAATCAACAAATTCATAAATGTCTctataaaaagaagagaacaacTTCTTATAAAGTAATAAATTACTTTTCTTACTTATAAATAAAGTAAGCCTCCCTAAAAAATATGGATTAAAATAGTGGACTTTGCTGGCTGCCCACACAACAACCATATCCCCCTTCATAAGAAGTCAGATTTCCAGTTACGGATCCATTCTTTCCTCCTGCAGTTCGTGTGCTTCATAGGAAGCTCATTCCTTACCAGCTCCAGGGTAAACCCAGTCTAACCTAGCCAATCCAGGTGACCCTTTCCTCTTTTCCATCAAGACTGATTCAAGGAATTTAGGACTAAGCCAATCACAAATGGCAACCCTTGGCCACTCGGATTATTTCTAAAGTGGTTTGATCAGTTAAAATCTTAGGGCTCTTCAAACACGCTCCCAAACGTCCTTTTGCCTTAACATAGGCAAACACATAGTCCACCAAGGACATGGGCTACAAATTGCTGACAGCCAATCTTCAGCCCTGAGGGGGTCACTGGCCTTAAGATGAAGTAGGTACTTTAGAAAGGTAcagcaggaagaaggaaagaaatggaattccagatgactttatcagttcagtcgctcagtcgtgtctgactctttgtgacctcatgaattgcagcacgccaggcctccctgtccatcaacaactccaggagttcactcaaactgatgtccatcgagtcggtgatgccatccagccatctcatcctctgttgtccccttttcctctggtccctaatccctcccagcattagggtattttccaatgagtcaactctttgcatgaggtggctaaagtactggagtttcagttttagcatcatttcttccaaagaacacctaggactgatctcctttagatggactggttggatctccttgcagtccaagggactctcaagaatcttctccaacaccacagttcaaaagcatcaattcctcggcgcttgctttcttcacagtccaactctcacatccatacatgactactggaaaaaccatagccttgactagacggacctttgttggcaaaataatgtctctgcttttgaatatgctatctaggttggtcataatcctgaaagatgatgctgtgaaagtgctgcactcaatatgccagcaaatttggaaaactcagcagtggccacaggactggaaaaggtcagttttcattccaatctcaaagaatgctcaaactaccacacaattgcactcatctcacacgctagtaatgttatgttcaaaattctccaagccaggcttcagcaatacgtgaaccatgaacttccagatgttcaagctggttttagaaaaggcagaggaaccagagatcaaattgccaacatctgctggatcatcaaaaaagcaagagagttccagaaaaacatctatttctgctttattgactatgccaaagcctttgactgtgtggatcacaataaactgtggaaaattcttcaagagatgggaataccagaccacctgaccagcctcttgagaaacctatatgcagtcaggaagcaacagttagaactggacatggaacaacagactggttccaaataggaaaaggagtacgtcaaggtagtatattgtcaccctgcttatttaacttgtatgcagaatacatcatgagaaacgctgagctggaagaagcacaagctggaatcaagattgctgggagaaatatcaataacctcagatatgcagatgacaccacccttatgacagaaagtgaagaggaactaaaaagccttttgatgaaagtaaaagaagagagtgaaaaagttggcttaaagctcaacattcagaaaacgaagatcatggcatctggtcccatcacttcatggcaaatagatggggaaacagtggaaacagtgtcagacttcattttttggggggtccaaaatcactgcagatggtgattgcagccatgaaattaaaatatgacttTATAATAGCTCATAAATCAGACTGAATCCAAACCTAACCTAAGCTACTACCTCTGTAGAATTTCCAGTGCTAGGAGCCAATAGTAAGGTAAGCTAAGGAATCCCTGAGTGATGTTCAAGCAAGCAGACTTTTATGTAGTGCTGACTATGCCTGGCACTGGTCTAAGTAGTGGGGTATAGAAATGAACATGGTTCAAATCCTTCCCTGGACAATGggttaaaaagagaaacataagGATGGTGTTTTTTAGAAAAGGTGGTAAACAGATTACTGGGCTGGAGTAGGGGCTTAAACCCAGAAGGAGGAGGTGCGACTGAGGAGACTGTCATTTGAAGGAGGCGATAATAAACTAAAACTTTATAATATGGAGTCAGAATGGCTGGATGCTCTCTCTTTTGACCACATCTGTCTTCTGTCTCCACTCTTCTTTTTCCAGGGGCCTAACAGGGATTCAAAAAAGAATGGGAGTTCTTTTCCCTCTTTGCTATCTGGCCTATTCCAACATGGCATCATACTCTGAGCTGGGAATGACTTTCCCTTTAACCTAAGGCAAAGGCTGGTGGTGACTAACACCACAATCATCACATGAATCTGAGCATACTTAACTGCTGACTACTTCTGCATTTCCTCTCTCCTACCTGGAAGGCTGTGGTAAAGCTAGTGAGCCCTGGCTAATACAGTAATCAGTCTTATTAATCCCCTATGGCTATTCCATTAGTTACAGAACACAGCCATCATAACTATTCTTTCCTAaaattcagtgtgtgtgtataggggGTGGGGTCAGTGGGTATCCTCTGAATTGACCTAATTCCATCAAAACTAGTTTAATAACTTCATTAATCCAACAAGACCCTGTAATAATGATTGTTCTCCCTCTAGCAAAGTCTAGACCTATATTTCTCTGAAGACACTGCCCTTCTACAAACAATgagcagtgaaaaggaaaagagaacaaagtATTTAGAAATATTACAACCTCATACCTCAATGTTTCATGACTTTTCTTGATTGATTTCTGTGTATGTATTCCTCACTATTCCTGGGACCCTCAAAACTCTCTCAAATAAATGTgtcttccctcttctccctcaaCATGTTTCCCCCTCGTTTTTGGTGCATATCTTTCTCCTGCCTGACAAATTGCTTGATGTCTGGCGTTGGGGGGAACCTCATGTGCTACTCAGAGGCACTTATAAAGAGGATAAACCAAACAGTGCTCTACTGTCACGACCCAACCCTACTGCACACTCGGTCCCTGTGTTCCCAGAACACAATCATCTTAGGGCAATAAAATCTGGATTTATTTTTAGTGTCCTCTAGGctggaaaaaaattccaagaagAGAACATCAAAAATCACAGAATCTCCATCTATATTGAGATCAAGGATTCCAGAGCTGGCATCTGAAAAGCAGGAGTTCACCCAGTGGGAATCAATTGTTCCCAAGTTTGCACAGAAGCAAACCCAAGTAAAGAAAGATTCCCTCACATTAACACAGTCTAGTACAAACCATTTaacataacaaaaatataaatgagcTTTAAATTTAAGGTATGatacaaaactttaaaacatgaatttttcgTTATAAATTTGGTTGGGTGAAATGTAAGCACTGCTCTAGGAGTGTGTGTTATACTGAAGATCAAATATAAACAGTGGAAACTGCAGCATTAAGGACAGTTCACAGCtccaaacggagaaggcaatggcaacccactccagtactcttgcctggaaaatcccacggacagaggagcctggtaagctacagtccatggggtcgctaagagtcggacacgactgagcgacttccctttcacttttccctttcatgcattggagaaggaaatggcaacccactccagtgttctttcctagagaatcccagggacgggggagcctggtgggctgctgtctatggggtcgcacagagtcagacacaactgaagcaacttagcagcagcagcagcagcacagctccAAAAAAGACCGTTCAAATCAAGCAGCAGCCAGGATCAATTAAGACTGCATTGAAtccatctgaaaaagaattcagagtaatgacagTAAATATGATCCAAGGTCTCAgagaaagaatggaggcaaagatcaAGAAGATACAAGAACTGTTTAACAAAGAGGTAGAAAATCtaaagaataaacagagatgaacaataactgaaatgaaaaatacgctagaaaaaaatcaatagcagaataaatgaggcagaaggattggtaagtgagctggaagacagaacaGTGTAAATTATTGCCATGGaaccaaatgaagaaaaaataatgggaaaaaaaaaaaaaaggatggtctcagagacctctgggacaacactAAACACACAACTTGCactataggggtcccagaaggaaaaaagaaaggacctgaaaaaaatatctgaagagataatagctgaaaactacCCTATCGTGGGAAAGCAAATAGTCatacccaagtccaggaagcatagagagtcccaggcagaataaacccaaggaagaGTGTGCTGAGAGGCATAGAAATCAAACTgacagaaaatattaatacattattgaCTGGGAGATTTctgcagaaactaatgcctgtggctGGCAATTTCTTATGTAAGTGAATACTGAAATGCTTCCAGTCAATAATGCTTGGATAACAGATATATTAATATGTCTCCAGTCATTAAGttgttaaaagcaacaagggaaaagcaacaaataacacaaggGGGAAGttctctgttggtccagtggttaggatatggcactttcactgccatatCCCGAGTTCAAGAACCCTGGTAGAACTCAAATCCCATAAGCTGCACAGtggagaaacaaaaccaaaaatagaaacCATATATAAGAATTCCcctaaggttatcagctgatttttcagcagaaattctgcaggccagaagggagtgacacattatatttaaagtgatgaaagggaagaacccaCAACCAAGAACTCCACCCAGCTGGACTCTCATTcaaatttgatggagaaatcaaaagctttacagacaagcaagagctaagagaattcagcacgaGCAGACCAActttccaacaaatgctaaaggagcttctctaggtggaaaagaaaaggccaaaCTAGAAACAGGAAAATTATGAATGGAAAAGCTCACCAGCAAAGCAAACATATagtaaaggtaggaaatcatccacatacaaatatgatatcaaaacctGCAATCATAAGAAGAGGAAAGCACAATGCAGGATattgaaaatgcatttgaaattaaaagaccagcaacttaaaacaGTTTTGTTTATATATAGACCACTGTATCAAAACTTCATggaaaccacaaaccaaaaatccacaatagatgaaaaaaaaagaaaaaccaacccacacacaaagaaaagcaaTCCAAAACAACACTAAAGTTAGTTATCAAATCAGAAGAGAcaagaacaaaagaggaaaaaagacttacaaaaacaaatccaaaacaattaacaaaatggcaataagatacataccaataattaccttaaatataaacggattaaatgttccaacagAAGACAGAAACTGCCTGTCTTAAAAAAGACAAGacctatttttctctctctacaaGAGACCCAATTCAGATCTAGGGAtgcatacagactaaaagtgaggGAACAGAAAtctccatgcaaatggaaatcaaaagaaacctGGAGTGTCAATACTCAtagcagacaaaatagactttaaaataaagactgttacaagagacaaggaaggacactacataatgatcaagggatcaatttAAGAacaagatataacaattgtaaatatatctatgcacccaacataggagcatctcaataTTTAAGATAAATACTAACAACCATAAAACGAGGAAATGTCAGTAACACAACAATAGTGAGGGACTTTAAGACCCCACTTTCATCAAAGGACAgatcataaagacagaaaatttaaaaggaaacacaggtcttaaatgacacattagactaCAAAGACTTAACTGATATTTACAGAACATTCCATCCCCAAATCAGatgaatacacattcttttcaagtgcacatggaacatacTCCAAGAatgatcacatgctgggccacaaagcAAGTCtcgtaaatttaagaaaattaaaataatagcaaacatcttatccaaccacaatgctatgagattagaaatcaattatagggaaaaaactgtaaaaaacacagaCACGTGGAGGCTAAACACtgttactaaacaaccaatggatcaccaATGAAATCaaggaggaaattaaaaaaaaaaaaaaaacctgtagacAAACAacagtgaaaacacaacaacctaaaacctatgggatgcaacaaaacTAGAAGTAGAGAGAGGTTTAAAGCAATAtaatcttacctcaggaaacaagaaaaatatctaaCAACCTAACCTGACATCTAAAACAActaaagaaagaacaaacaaaacccaaagttaataaaaggaaataaatcctaaagattagagcagaaataaatgaaatagacacacacatacacacacaaacccagaaacaatcaatgaaattaaaagctggttctctgaaaagataaaattgataaacctttagtcaGATTCATCATGAAAAAAGGGAGAGTGctcaaatcaatgaaatagaaatgaaaaagatattACACTGACATCACAAACATACAAACGATCATAAGAGACTGCtacaaacaactatatgccaataaaatggacaacgtagaagaaatggacaaattcttagaaaggtacaaccttgcagaactgaaccaagaagaaatagaaaatatgaaaagatcaATCATAAGTACTGAAACTATGATTTAAaactcccaacaaagaaaagtccaggaccagatggcttcacaggcaaattctatcaaacatttagagaaaattgTACATCTATCCTTATGAAACTATTCccaaaaaatttcagagaaaggaacactccttaattcattctatgaggccaccatcaccctgctactaaaacctgacaaagatgctacaaaaatagaaaattagaggccagtatcactgatgaacataaatgcaaaaatactcaacaaaatactagcaaatcaaaGTCAACAATATATTAAAGGGCTCATACATCataatcaagtggaatttatcccagggatgcaaagactCTTTAATATACACAAACCAATCAAGGTGATACACCATcaagaaactgaagaataaatacgatcatctcaatagatgcagaacaACTttatgacaaaattcaacatccatttatgataaaactctccagaaagtgggcatagagggagcttacctcaacataataaaggccatatatgacaaacccacagctatcatcacactcaatggtgaaaatctgaaagcattttctctaagatcaggaacaagaaaaggatgtccactcttgccactgtTACTCAACATAgtgttggaagtcctagccatggcaatcagaggagaaaaagaaataaaaggaattcaaactgcagaagaagtaaaactttcactctttacagatgacatgatactatacataaaaaatcCTAAAGAGGCTACTGGGTAACTACTAGAGTTCATCAAGGAACTTGGTAACATTGtagaatacaaaattaacacacagcaatctgttgcatttctctacactaacaatgaaagagaattaaagaaacaatcccatttcccattgcatcaaaaagaatgaaatacctagTAATAAACctgcctaaggagacaaaagacctgtactctgaaaactgtaagacactgatgaaagaaatcaaagatgacacaaacagatggaaagaaataccatgttcttggactggaagaatcagtattgtcaaaatgactataatactcaaggcaatctacagattcaatgcaatccctattaaattaccagtggtatttttcacataactagaacaaaacatttaaaaatttttatggagacacaaaagaccctgaatagtcaaagcaattttcagaaagaaaaatggagttgaAGGAGTtaggttccctgacttcagactatactacaaagctagagtcataaaaacaatatggtactggcacaaaaacagaaatatagaccaatggaacaggatagaaagcccagaaataaatccaagctactatggtcaattaatctatgacaaacgaaacaaaaatatacaatggaggaaacagagtctcttcaataagtggtgctgagaaaactggacagctacatgtaaaagaatgaaataaatttttttaaacaccatacacagaaataaactcaaaatagattaaaatacctaaatataagaccagatactataaaacttagaggaaaacatagagaaTGCTCTATGACATAAAACAGAGCAATGTCTTTTTCATTTGACTctgaaagtaatggaaataaaaacaaaaataaacaaataggacctaattaaactcaaaagcttttgcacagcaaactataaacaaagtgaaaagacaacccacagaatgggagaaaatatttgccaatgatgtgaccaacagggattaatctccaaaatatacaaacaactcatgtaCCCTAACATCAAagaaacaacctaatcaaaaaacaggcagaagacctaaatagacatttctccaaagaagacatacagatggccaataggcacgtgaaaagatgctcaacattgctaattatctatcacctcacatcagtcagcaCGGTCATCATCCAAAAGTCTATGAACAAcagatactggagagggtgtgaagaaaagggaagccctccccacactgttggtgggaatgtacactgGTGCggccactaaggagaacagtacaaaggttccttaaaaaactaaaaacagagctactatatgatccagcaattccactcctgggcacatatctggagaaaaccatggttTGCAAggatttgttgtttagttataAAccacgtctgattcttttgcaatcccatgtctTAATTCATGCACCCATATGTTtaccgcagcactgtttacaatagccaagacatgaaagcaacctaaatgtccatcaacagatgaaaagataaagaagatgtggtacatacgtacaatggaatattgctcagccataaaaacaataatgtcatttgcagcaacatggatggacctggagatgatcataactaagtgaagtaagacagacagacaaagacaaatatcatatgataatgcttatatgcagaatcttaaaaaaagatgatacaaatgaacttatttataaaacagaaacagacttagagaacaaatttatggtaaCTGAAGGGGAAACatgagtttgggattgacatatacacactatatttaaaacagataactaacaagggcctattatatagcacagggaactctactcaatctaaatgggaaaagaatctgaaaaagaacagatacctgaatatgaataactgaatcactttgctatatacctgaaactaacacaacattataaatcaactataacccaatataaaataaaaacttttttaaaagactgcatTGAATAGTATCTGATGATCCCACTCAAGACATGCTTGAAGTCACAGGATTTTCAGTCATTCAACCATAAAATGAGAAGAGTAGAAACCATTCTTTCAGAAAGTGGT
The DNA window shown above is from Bos indicus x Bos taurus breed Angus x Brahman F1 hybrid chromosome 7, Bos_hybrid_MaternalHap_v2.0, whole genome shotgun sequence and carries:
- the CYSTM1 gene encoding cysteine-rich and transmembrane domain-containing protein 1 isoform X2, whose translation is MRRTEPAGDARPGGSWDQRCTLQSLMNQGNPPPYPGPGPTAPYPPYPSQPMGPGFYPPGPPGGPYPPPQGGYPYQGYPQYGWQGGPQEPPKTTVYVVEDQRRDDLGTSTCLTACWTALCCCCLWDMLT
- the CYSTM1 gene encoding cysteine-rich and transmembrane domain-containing protein 1 isoform X1, which encodes MRRTEPAGDARPGGSWDQRCTLQSLMNQGNPPPYPGPGPTAPYPPYPSQPMGPGFYPPGPPGGPYPPPQGGYPYQGYPQYGWQGGPQEPPKTTAYVVERERKTEDTGCQAALAACWAALCCCCLLESLD
- the CYSTM1 gene encoding cysteine-rich and transmembrane domain-containing protein 1 isoform X4, with the protein product MRRTEPAGDARPGGSWDQRCTLQSLMNQGNPPPYPGPGPTAPYPPYPSQPMGPGFYPPGPPGGPYPPPQGGYPYQGYPQYGWQGGPQEPPKTTEQTAWPY
- the CYSTM1 gene encoding cysteine-rich and transmembrane domain-containing protein 1 isoform X3, which produces MNQGNPPPYPGPGPTAPYPPYPSQPMGPGFYPPGPPGGPYPPPQGGYPYQGYPQYGWQGGPQEPPKTTVYVVEDQRRDDLGTSTCLTACWTALCCCCLWDMLT